The sequence CATCAAGTTTGAGGTAGCATTCAAGGATTACTTTACATGAAGCAGAATAAGACCTCACTAATATACTGATACAATCACAAGgattaatcaacaatacaataaggAAGTGGAAATTCACAAGCAAAGAGAGGTTTTGTTCAAAACAAAGGTGAAAGATGCCACTTTGTGCCAATAAAGCACAGAACACGGATCTACCTGAGTGAAATAAGGTGAGCAATATTGATCAAATAGACTTGCTTCTGCAAATGAAATCCAAAGTACCACCGGCATATAGTACAAATGAGAGAAGAAAAGCTGATCGAGTTTGCAAATACAGATGTGACAATACACATGAAAGCAGAATTTGAATGGAAGAAGTGCTTTTTGAGGTTTCTTAGTGGTTGGAAGGCTAAGAGCAAGCTGGAGATGGAGAGTTTGATGCACTTCCATTGCTCTCTCCTAGGAGCAAACTTCCATTGCTCCTTTGGAGGAGCGAACTTCCTTCCATTGCCCCATGGCAGGAGCGGCCTAACTTCCTTTGCCCATGCATAACCCCGACCTGCCTTCCTTTGCTCATTAACAAGGATGATTGGCATGAGATTTGGAGCCAGGATTAAATGATGAAGAATTGATGGAGAAATTGATGGAATGTTGCTAGAGGGCGATTTCAATTCATTTCCATTGCCCCTTGATAGGAGTGAACTTCCTAATTTGCTGACCTTGCTCATTGGCATGGCATAAACAAGCGAATGGATGGAGGAGTTGATGAAATTTGCTAGAGATGACGATTTTGGCACACTTCCTTTGCTCCTTCAAGAGAGTGAAATGCACTTTCTTTGCTCCTCGATTGGAGCGAATTTGACTTCCATTGTCCCCTCATGAGAGCAACATAGCTTCCAAGGCATTCTTTGAAGGTAATTTGATGCACTTCCATGCATGAAGAACAAGAAACTTAAGGTATGAATTGAGTGGCAAGTTGATGAAAAGGTGGCTAAGAGCAGGCTGGATGGTGATTTGAACTGCATTTccattgctcctcaattggagcgAAGATGACTTCCATTGCCCCATCTTAGGAGCGAATTGCACTTCCTTTGCTCCCTCTTTGGAGTGAAGTGCACTTCCTGTGCTCCCTCTTTGGAACGAACTTCCTATCAATGCCCACTAAAATACAAAACAAGAAGACGTAAGTCTTTAGCGCCAGCAAGGAGGAAATCGGGGCCAAAAACCTTATTTTGACTCCAAAACCCACGCATAAAGGATAAAAGGAGGTTCAATATCAAAGAAGTCTTAATGCCACCTAGGATGAAAGGGGCCCACACACCAAAAGGAAATGTTTGATCTAAAAATAAGATTAATCACATTTGATGCCAGCTAAAAGGAGATGAAGGCTAACGTGTAGCATTgtattttgaaaattcaaaaccatggaaactttaaaataaatttcaaaagcaAGTCAGCTATACCAAGGAGGTGAAAAGGTGCGATTAAGCATGTATAAGAGAAGGATCATTTCAACATCAGCAAAATTATTTCACAGCAATTTAAGGAGGCAGATCAGACAGAAAGTTTGCCTACAGCCAGACCTGAGTTAGGTCATTAAAATCAGACCTAATACAAATTTATCAGACCTGATGTTTGATGCTAAAAGAGAACTTCACAAGGGACACTTCAAGGGAGTGGGAAGGATTCACTTAGACAAGAACATGATCCACACATCCAAGGATGTGGATGAAAGAATCAACAGCATGAAGGGAATCACAAAGAAAGAATTCCAAAGGAGTGAAGAAGCAGCTGTGACATCAAAGGTTCATTCCAAGGCAATATCAAGATTCAAAACTAAGAGGAAGTCAACATCTACACCTTGCACCTTCATGGCTTTCAGCATTGAAACATTCAAtaggatagtttcagaagagttaatcaaagttagaagatcatcttGAACAACATGATATAATTTGGAAACGCgccttcatcatcatcactgctgaagcttgataatgttgagtatcaagagatattattcaatactcattcatgatgatgaatccAGTCCACAAgtgcaagttgaggtggcatcctgGTCACCATTCCATCAATCAGAaggttccacatcagcatgtccagatgCAATCTACCTGACTCATCCATGgaggcacaaactccaatgtacctaccctcACTATCTATTGGTCAAACATTCTAAAGAAAACATGTGTCCaactattgtaattatttcattggctaagaaaagtttgttgtaacaaaccctaattagggttttcatcttgtaatctcggtcattgatctcaaatcgatctAAGCCTTTGAATTGTgttgagctctctatataaggctcaaacttctcatttgtaaaggttaatactaatAATTAACAGCGATTAGTAGATTAATAGTTAGTagctcaagaatagtttaatagcagatagcagctagagtagagtatgaggagaaggcagaaattgttgcctaggttgtaaataaacttcattttcattgaagttatggtggaatgtgttgtttctttacaactgcagggtttcttgttggatcttcatgttagatgatgaataattagatgaatgaaaggagttgtgaatgattaatgatgaaattcGTTTATCCACACCACTAgcaatttgctgattgtaagtttgccttgtgtggtcaactggaattctcaatgagcttaacttcaattgctattcacacttgaatatgcattgccttgatgatgTCTTTGTTGTTGATAATAATTTGAACATCATGTACCTACCTTAGGAGATCGCACTAGCTTTGTAGAGTTGTTCATTgatggcgaagcaaagcttggttgAATTTCACTCAATCATTCATTGTCTCTtgcattcctaggattagatttaGACTCTTTGAACCCTAtcccttttgcccattttttattGTCCACGCAAGTAATTAGAGTCTaaattcaagcattcaaatatttgatgtaaggccccttggagtaacagcaatcacatcaaccaattgagcttatccacaagtcGAGAACCGAcaataggaaccttggagttatctcagtTGATCGCAAAGCATAGCATTTgaaagactttattcaagagaggataagataccttggtattttattttgtgttcgcatgtgcataaaaaacacatcaacaggtcccTCACTCATTCCACATGGCTCAGCTTTCCAATCTTATAATTATGTGCTCAATTGCCACGGATCAATCTTTGTGAATAGGCATTATGCGTGGAACTCATTTGGGCATTTCTTAAGAATATGTGCCTTATATCCTGGTTTATGTGTAAGGATGGATAATGTTTTGATGTTGGTCATTGATACATCATGATGTTATTATGTGATATAGAAAATCTTTGGACTGACCAAAAAAAGATCTAATTATGTTAAAATATTTAACACAAACATGTCCTTTGCAATCAACGTATCCTTGTGGTTTCCTATGGGATATGCCTACAAGCAAGGAACTTATTTGAAGACCATCTATTACTTCTAAATCTGTGAACATGTTTACCATCTCGTTTACTTACAATTATTGTCAGTTGCTGCTTAGTTTGTCATTTCTTAACATTTGGATTATGTAAAGGTAAAAAAAGCTCCTGACCTGGCCAATTATATTCAGTGTTATTATATTGCATGGGCTTGTAATAGACTGCAAATTTcataaccaaatcaccaaacccATGGGGAATGGAAATCAGTCCATCCCACAGAAAAAAATATATAAGAATGCGTGCTGAGTCAATAGGTCCCACAAAGTTTTAGAAACATTCCACACAGAGATAAACAAAAGTCACAGCAACCTGAATTTGCCTCATACAATAGTCCCACAATCTAATAAAAATAGCATTCTGTGAGCAGTATGGAAAAGGTAATCACAATAAGTTGAATGTCCCAGGCTAGAGATTAGAAAATCAAATGTAGCATTCATGAAATCACCAGGCCGAATTTTAAGGAAAAAGCATTTAATCTTACTAGATTTACTGGTTAAAAACATAGACTACATAGCCAGTCTATTGAATATTTATTTTCTTCACAGTTTTAATGGAATTTTGGTGTGATTTGTTAGACCATATATCAAGtgaaaatgaaaagctaatattaaaATCCCAACTTAAATAAAACTGGAGGAACAAATCTGCCAAAGGACCCAGTTAAAGTTATGATGGTTAACCATGGCCTAGATTTGATTTAAATCAAAAATCTGAAGCAAAGTATGTTCTCTCTCATGAACCAATGCAAATACAATTGTAATGATTCCACTCAGGACCTAGATGGATATTATCTATCTGTGACAGGTTTTCCTAAACACCAAGGAAACAAACATAGGGTACATCATTATACCCATCGCTAGCATGTCCTTTTGGTTTGCTTTGTAAATGTGTGAGACTGCAGGTCTCTTAACACAATGACATATAGATAGCTGAAGCATAAATAGCTTGGCTAGTTTTCTGGTcagttaaaaattattttaatggtAAGAATAACAGAGAACTACAGATTATCCATACAACTCTTTCATTTAAATTAACACAAGCACCCTACATTTTAAAAAAGAGTTTTAGCGAGGGAGAAAAGATGAGAAAAAAATCACAATAACAAGAAGATACATCACTTGGGCATATGACAGCTTATATCATCATATGTGAATTACAACACTTACCTTGTGTCCTATGAAGTAATGTGTCAGCAAGCTGTAATGGGTTTTTCCTCTCTTCTGTTTTAAATTTTGCTTTTACTTGACGGCGTGTTCTTCCAGGAAATAGTTGCCTAATCATTCCAAAGTCTGTCCCAAATTGTTGCATAGCCTGAACCAGAGGCAGTTTAAGGACAACAATGAGCAAATATTTTTAATACCCAGAAAAGCAAATACATGAATTTAAGTCCCATCAGGTTTTTTTTCTCTCTGTGCTCAGACTCCATACAGGAGTGATGAACTAAAAAGTTTTAATCACAAGGACAAGAAAGTAATACCCAGATCCAACCATAATGCCTTCTACCTTGTAAAATAGTTCAGTGTCAGACTTGGACCATCTTTCTGCAGGTGTTCGATTCATATAGGTATGATAGTTCAGTTTGGAAGTGCTTTCTTCCACTCTTCGATATGTACGAAAATCATCTGCGTTCAGATCACGATGGGAAACTACAAGGCTCTCTTCATTGATAACAATCTGACCATTTACAACTTTAACTTGAGGAGCAAGCATAGCCctggaaaataaaaaagagaacCAGAGTTTGCTAATGTGATACAAACTGTTGCAGCATTGCTAAAGAATTAACGAATCATAATTATGTAATGAAAGTGATTTCAGGAATATGGCAAACAAAACTAAGAAAGCACATTTGTATTGCCAATAATCGTGGTAAAAGAAAAAAAAGGTCATCAGAAGAGACAAAACTCATTTCGACAAACTAAATCATTTAGAATACTTTTCCATTTAGAAGAATGTCTCATTAGAAGAAACACCAATTACTTATCTCTAGTTACATTGTTTTTCTTTTCCAGaaactcttttctttcaacatatGGAATGACATTTTCTCACTTCAAGCTTCTTGTTTAGATCAGAAGATTTATGGTTTTCCTACCTTCCAAGCAGATTGCTATCTATTGACCTAGAAAATCGAATATAGTTAAATGCTTCATTCAGCATGTCAATAGGGCATAACCTCAGTATATAATAAGTGCTCGTCTCCTCTGTATTTAGAAGTGTTTTAATAACATTCtgcaattataattataataatgacATCAGGAATGTTCATTTAGAGATGTATTGCCATCCTGCtaaaagaatattaaaaaaaatggtatTCATGGTTGTCTAGTCTAGTATGCACTTTTTTGCTTGTGTTTTGTTAGCAATTAGAATGATATTAAATGAATGTCTAAGAAGTTGAACTTATACGATGCCATGCTGTTTGAAATAATGTGTTGAATGCTAATCTGCAATATTGTACCTCATAGTTGTCTCATGGGTAGCTTCCCTCTGTTACCTTTAGTATCTGGTAAATTGTACGTCAGGAATCCATTTTTACCAAATATAAAGATTTCAACTTCTGACAATACAGTCATCAAACACTATGTTTCATTACTTGGGTGCTTTTAGGTTTATCATTTCAATAGTTGTTTTCTTTAAGTCAATAATTCAATCTGAACAAGTCTTACATCAATATTTATGGCATGCAAAAAATCATATGAAACCTGTGTTTTAAGGGATTTTATACAACTCTAAAAAATCCAATATTAAGTattttaattagctttctaaaaAGTAGAAAATAGTAAAGTTCAATGGTCTTGTCCATTCTTTAGTCTGTTCAAAAACATACCCAGTCTTTAGAAAAGAGCCCAATATTTCTTCAATTCTAATTTTATAAAATAGTGATACTAATGAAGACCACATTTTTCATTCTAAAATTGTCAATAAGGCCAGCAAACCATCTAGGCATTTAGCCAATTTCTTATCCTTGATATATGGGAGCACATATTTCATGatctatccacttttgctcttccCGCTTAGTAAAAATCGATAAAGGCACAGTAGCCACTGTTATCAAAGTTCAAAACTCATGAAAAGTGTTAGACTTATGTGAATactgtcattgttgtcattgatgtcaaacctggttatcTAGCTAGGACTGGATGGTGTATGCTGTTGAAGCAATTTTGGTATTGTTGGTCGAGCATCAATGGAAAACGTATGAGATATGAAGCAATAAGGCATAGTTGATCTACTGGAGTTATTTCCAGAAGATCCTCATCTCCGGAATCCTGAGTTGTGCTTATTTTTGGTTTGTATCATGTTCCGGTATCAACTGTGTGAGGTTCGATATCAGTGGCATCAGTCATATCAGCTGTGTATCTATTGTATCTATCATGAACTTTGTTCTGGCATTTGTGGTATCTGTGTTTTGGAGTTAGGAGTTGTTGTGCTTGGAGTTTTATGCTTATGGGTCCAATAGACCCCTGTTCTGCTTCGGGTGTATGCATTGGTAAATGAAATGAGTGAAGCAAGCATGTAGGAGATCATGTGGAGGCCAACTTTGTTATCATGTTTTCAGTTAAGGAtttattggataacgtgttgatcTGAGCAACATATTATTGTGTGTGAAGAGTATGATATAGAAAGCAGAGTGTGTATAGCAGAGTAAGAAGTATGCATATGACAAAGTTGTGGACAATGAAGCAGTTGCAATAAGAAAAACAGTTGTATGAGCGGAAGAGTATATAAGAGTTAGAATGCAGACAGTGTTGCAATAATCCCTTACCGGATGTGCTGCAAGTGATTGGTTCAGCAGAGTAGTGTAGTAATCCCTTACCGGATTTGTTGCTAGTGATTGTGGATAGTGTAATAGTAATCCTTTACCGGATCTGCTGTGAGTTTTGTGAATTGTTATTTGAGCTTAATCTGGAATTGAcccatgcattaggagatgcaattttcctcagtTCGCTATTTTCTATTGCAGTGAGAATTCCGACAGCGAGCCGCTTTTTGTAATCTGGCAGCGAGCCACccctttgtaaacaccatataactagttatatcatCTTAGGAgctaacactctctgtggttttttcccatttgggttttccacgtataaaatacaGTGTTCCATTTGTGGCtgtgttatttgtttattttgcatttgctatttcatgttgatgagcttaATTGATGAAATTGGTATATCAGTAAAAGATTTAGAAATTGTGAGAAAGTTTTAGTgattgtgggaatattgattcaccccccctctcagtattccgatCCATTCAACCATTTCAACAAAAAGGGCTTCAATCCACTACTAAATAAGAATATCTCCAAAATAATAGGACCAATCATAAGGACTAAGAGTTGATTGCTGGGGTAGCTATCATCATAGAAGGAATTGGCTACCCTATAGAACCTAGAAGGAAGCTAGCTTATAATGGGATACTGAAGGTTGAACCACTTGGCATCAAAGTTGGTGTATTTATAATGGTCTTCACGCTAGCCTAGAAGACTTTGTGTATTTATAAATACCAATTTGCTCACAATCTTCATGTTTCAAATCATTGTTTTCATTTCAGCATTCTTCTTGTGATAATCATAAGACCCTGTCATTgtcattctctctctttcttttcccAATAATAACCCTGTCTAGTCATTGATCAGTATTTGTAACTCCTTTTCCAGGGATGGTTCAGTATAATGAACATCTTCCCAACAAAAGTTTAAAGTTGAACTAACAATATTTGGAAAAACATCCTTGATTTAGTACAGTTTTGGCACAATGTTGTGATATGTAACCAGATACAATCACACTTACAAATTATTCATGTTTTACGCAGTATCTTACATAATGTTCTGTGGTCCTTCCCGATACTAAAGATGTTAACTGTTGTGCCTTTCTTCCTTCCATGATATCATTTCACCTGTCTGCGCCAAGCAGTTCATTTTACACATGCATATCTTCTATGCATGAAAAGCATCTATTATAATCCACTTGCATGCACTGTTTAGTGGATATTGAGCTGCATGCCAATATTCATAATTTGGTCATCCCATATGTCTATAAAGGCCCCATCCACTCAAAACGtttgtttatttttcatgtttaCGTATGTTTTTTAACATTTGACCCATAGTTTTAAGACTCGTGGACTCACCATGGACTCGcaagtccatgggagccacgagtcgacttgCGAGGTGAGTCTTGGCGAGTCCatatgaaagactcgcgagtcttttgctcgGACTCGCGCATCTTTTgctcggactcgcgagtctttcatatGGACTCGCATAGCCCAGAAAACACAACATTCAAGCAATAAAActcagttttgttttttttttccctCATTTGGCATTTTTGCTTGGTTATAACAGATTTTTAGGGTTTGAAGgaggagaggaaagaagataaaatcagaaaaattgagctatattaggagaaatacaaagaggaagatgtagtcttctctttagtttgttcattgttgtttttcacatttggagttcaacatatcattatatgtaattttgtaaacatttataaacttatgctgctattatacattttagagttgaaactatgagtatgaatgatgaaatttcaaatgcgtgtttgtagatcatatgacatgtgtaatgtttcaattatcgctcttatgttctctaaatgcattaatttctttatgttttttttgtaaaactacagtttttttttttgccgagtctttcgcgagtctttcatgAGTCCGAGTCCGAATCCagatttttggtttgccgagtccgtggcgagtccgagttttaaaactttgaTTTGACCCACTGCTTGCCTTTAAAATAATGACCACTCCGTGAGATCATTTTTGCAATTACTCCACTTTCTTCATCCTTGATTTGTCATCTAATACCAAAACATTCATTATCTGACGAATTTCTTGCCATACGACTGAGAAAATTAAAAACAGTGAAGAAATTATCTCGCTGCCTTTTTTCAATATTGAACAAAGTAGAATAGACATCAGGGgaaaacaatgaaacaaagaaaaaACTAAATCAAACATATCAGAAAATAATTTCCATCACCCTTGGTCTTCCTCTGGTTCTttagtaggttcatttgcattggAATTTGAAGCCGCTTCAACTGACTGTAACTTGTTCTTTGTCAATTCTTCCTTCTTCTGTATAACAAAAACGGATGGTTAATAAAACAATAAATCTGACCAGATGTTAAATCAAATAATAACAATCTAACCATTATAAACTGCCCGGTCTACTTGTTTCTAACAGTGAATGCTGACAGGTTTAATCAAATATGATGTACCTTCAGATATTCAATGAAGCAGAGTTGTTTCaaaaggaaataaagaaagagagaaaacaaacaagcaattcattTGTTATATAGTTATTGATGCCATCAAAAAAGAAAACTTAGTAAGGCTTGAAAATAGAACCTGTTTCCTTTCTTTAGCTTCTGCAAGTCGGATTAAGTCCGTTAAGGTCATTTTTGATGTGTCAAGATCAGCTTCAGGAGTGTCAAGCAGATGCTGTTCCACTGTAAAAAATCAACATATTTTGCTCAGTGAACTTCTGTTTAAGCAATAACTCAAAAAGAGTATACTACTGCTCTGAGGCACAGGTTAAAAGAAGAATTTTAGAAATATAACAATTGCCCGCCAAATAATAAATATGCTCACCACGCCTTCTCCGTCTTACAGTGCTGTGAGAAAATTTGACTTTTGTGGATTCTAAAGACTTTCCATTTGTGGAAGATTTCCTCTTTTTCCGTGTCTGTTTTTCTGTAACATCTTCAGTTAGTTCCTGATCCTCTGAGGATTGTCTAATATTGGCTGAGCCTGTATTTAAATTGTTATTGTCCGAATAGTTTGTCAAAGGGGTTGATTTCCGCTTCTGACGCCTGGATCGACCGTTGTTCTTTTCAGATAGATCATTTAATTCAACTCCCACATTTGAATCAATGCAGTTTTCTCCTGTCTCCACATTTGAGGGATCAAGTATTTCTGTAGGGCTTTCCTCGATTGATTTTTTTGAGCCACAAGAAGTCTTTTTGCCCCTCATTTTCGGTCTCTGTTGTTTTGATTTATCATTGTGTTGGTCATCCTGATCATTTCCTGTGGCAAGTTCCACTGATGCCGATACCATTTTTGAGTTGTCAACTGCTTTCTTTTCTTTTAATTTCTGCCTCCAGCCTTTCCGTTGGTCATTTATCTTTCCATTTAAATTGTTGATAGGCACTGATGTATCTGAAATAGGTTTTTCCTCGACTGGGTCCTCTTCTGTACAGATTGAAGAGGCACCCACATCGTGACTTGCATCAATTTCTTGAGCGGGACTAAAATGGTTTTCCTTCACAGAAGAGTTGGTTTCAGGTAGGGCAACCTTGACAGACTGTTGTTCAGCAGTTTTTTGGCCCACGGCAGCGACTTTGGATTTGGCTGCAACATTAGGTTTCTTGCCCCTAGGCTTCACCTTGGGTTGAAATGCACCAATTGTTGGAACTGCCATATAAAAATGTGTACAAATGAATAAGAATACTTAATCTATAGTCAATCTGAAACATTATTacatggtttaaaaaaaaaaaatagactgCAATAAATATTAGAGGGGCAGAAGAACTACCTGCTGTAGATTCTAGAGAATCATCCAATGCATCCAAGAATGACATTGTTTCAGACTTGCACGTACTGAGTCAAACGATTGCACCCTTTCGCCCAGTGGGTGCTGTTGACCTCGTAGCCTTCTTTCCCAATCTAGATTGGAGAGTTTTGCCTCACATCAATTCCATGTCTGTACACAAATCGAACTAAGTATTTAGAGGAGATCAAAAATGCAACCTGCAataccaaaaaagaaaaaaacagcAACTTCAacctctaaaaccataaacccaTACCTATGTCGAATGCAATCTAGGCAGGGAAAAGCGATGTACACATTCTAAATttagattatattttaatatttaaaaaactaATTTGGTGTAAATGGCACCCTAAAAAAAAGGGTCCACCAAAAGAGTGTTTTTCCATTAACCTCATCTCTACACTCCTAAATTCCAAATGGATTGTTCTTCCATTAACCTCATCTCTACACTCCCGATGTGTTTAACTAATTAGTACAATTTATTTATGGAATAAATCTACAATGTTCATCTACAATTACACTCATTTAGAAATAAATTAAAGTAAATTGGAATATATAGtaaggaaaattgaaaaaaaaattaaattaatgtttagAAAAATATGTGTCGATTTAAAAAAAGTTACACAATCTTTTCTTACAATTTTTATTCtaatatcattgataatggaagctCAAAATAAATAGATTGTAATTGTTCATATTTTACTCTAAGACACTTCCAAATGGTACAATTTCTTAGGTTTTCAATTCTAGTGTGCAGTCAAATACTCAAAATTGCACTTAATTCATGAGAAATGAA is a genomic window of Cryptomeria japonica chromosome 7, Sugi_1.0, whole genome shotgun sequence containing:
- the LOC131032356 gene encoding transcription factor TFIIIB component B'' isoform X3, whose protein sequence is MSFLDALDDSLESTAVPTIGAFQPKVKPRGKKPNVAAKSKVAAVGQKTAEQQSVKVALPETNSSVKENHFSPAQEIDASHDVGASSICTEEDPVEEKPISDTSVPINNLNGKINDQRKGWRQKLKEKKAVDNSKMVSASVELATGNDQDDQHNDKSKQQRPKMRGKKTSCGSKKSIEESPTEILDPSNVETGENCIDSNVGVELNDLSEKNNGRSRRQKRKSTPLTNYSDNNNLNTGSANIRQSSEDQELTEDVTEKQTRKKRKSSTNGKSLESTKVKFSHSTVRRRRRVEQHLLDTPEADLDTSKMTLTDLIRLAEAKERKQKKEELTKNKLQSVEAASNSNANEPTKEPEEDQGAMLAPQVKVVNGQIVINEESLVVSHRDLNADDFRTYRRVEESTSKLNYHTYMNRTPAERWSKSDTELFYKAMQQFGTDFGMIRQLFPGRTRRQVKAKFKTEERKNPLQLADTLLHRTQDHSHFEMLIDRLKISSVPAENINPECKTSPSTVVEDITLEKHKKLSNVRKGQRKKRILHFLLAVLKIFQTLMK
- the LOC131032356 gene encoding transcription factor TFIIIB component B'' isoform X1, which produces MSFLDALDDSLESTAVPTIGAFQPKVKPRGKKPNVAAKSKVAAVGQKTAEQQSVKVALPETNSSVKENHFSPAQEIDASHDVGASSICTEEDPVEEKPISDTSVPINNLNGKINDQRKGWRQKLKEKKAVDNSKMVSASVELATGNDQDDQHNDKSKQQRPKMRGKKTSCGSKKSIEESPTEILDPSNVETGENCIDSNVGVELNDLSEKNNGRSRRQKRKSTPLTNYSDNNNLNTGSANIRQSSEDQELTEDVTEKQTRKKRKSSTNGKSLESTKVKFSHSTVRRRRRVEQHLLDTPEADLDTSKMTLTDLIRLAEAKERKQKKEELTKNKLQSVEAASNSNANEPTKEPEEDQGAMLAPQVKVVNGQIVINEESLVVSHRDLNADDFRTYRRVEESTSKLNYHTYMNRTPAERWSKSDTELFYKAMQQFGTDFGMIRQLFPGRTRRQVKAKFKTEERKNPLQLADTLLHRTQDHSHFEMLIDRLKISSVPAENINPECKTSPSTVVEDITLETLDEAQEERGNNTKNNSSLDISEAQEIEQCEKRPAEETDSTFPVGSFEDISNVDEINESYKHMEDSNVVKEASPNKENASNEPIAKPPKSLFSYQVGSTKPKSLFGYQM
- the LOC131032356 gene encoding transcription factor TFIIIB component B'' isoform X2 — encoded protein: MSFLDALDDSLESTAVPTIGAFQPKVKPRGKKPNVAAKSKVAAVGQKTAEQQSVKVALPETNSSVKENHFSPAQEIDASHDVGASSICTEEDPVEEKPISDTSVPINNLNGKINDQRKGWRQKLKEKKAVDNSKMVSASVELATGNDQDDQHNDKSKQQRPKMRGKKTSCGSKKSIEESPTEILDPSNVETGENCIDSNVGVELNDLSEKNNGRSRRQKRKSTPLTNYSDNNNLNTGSANIRQSSEDQELTEDVTEKQTRKKRKSSTNGKSLESTKVKFSHSTVRRRRRVEQHLLDTPEADLDTSKMTLTDLIRLAEAKERKQKKEELTKNKLQSVEAASNSNANEPTKEPEEDQGAMLAPQVKVVNGQIVINEESLVVSHRDLNADDFRTYRRVEESTSKLNYHTYMNRTPAERWSKSDTELFYKAMQQFGTDFGMIRQLFPGRTRRQVKAKFKTEERKNPLQLADTLLHRTQDHSHFEMLIDRLKISSVPAENINPECKTSPSTVVEDITLEVRSMGLKVEGRLDGNLNFIAWKVRIKLALEEEDILQFIEAKELTEPTDAAELKQFKKDVVKARKILIDSVKDHLVTSIASFTTAREMFSHLQDLR